From the Accumulibacter sp. genome, one window contains:
- the mlaE gene encoding lipid asymmetry maintenance ABC transporter permease subunit MlaE, which yields MADDARPENRIVATLGHIGHRVVDGLLRLGFATRFFLMVLLQSGQSFRRLHLTIREIYFSGFQSLLIILVSGLFIGMVLGMQGYETLQRYGSAEALGVLVALSLVRELGPVVAALLFASRAGSSITAEIGLMKATEQLTAMDMMAVNPIARVVAPRFWGGVISMPLLAALFSAAGILGGYLIGVVFIGVDEGAFWSQMQASVDFRYDIWSGIVKSFVFGIAVSLIAVFEGYDALPTAEGVSASIKGTVVKSALAILALDFVLTSFMFREA from the coding sequence ATGGCGGATGATGCCCGGCCAGAAAACCGCATCGTCGCAACGCTCGGGCACATCGGCCACCGGGTGGTCGACGGCCTGCTCCGCCTCGGTTTCGCGACCCGCTTCTTCCTGATGGTGCTGCTGCAGTCGGGGCAGTCGTTCCGGCGTCTGCACCTGACCATCCGCGAGATCTACTTCTCGGGCTTCCAGTCGCTGCTGATCATCCTCGTCTCCGGTCTGTTCATCGGCATGGTGCTCGGCATGCAGGGCTACGAGACGCTGCAGCGCTACGGTTCGGCCGAGGCGCTTGGCGTCCTCGTCGCCCTGTCGCTGGTGCGCGAGCTCGGACCGGTGGTCGCTGCCCTGCTCTTCGCTTCGCGCGCCGGATCGTCGATCACCGCCGAGATCGGCCTGATGAAGGCGACCGAGCAGCTCACGGCGATGGACATGATGGCGGTCAATCCGATCGCCCGCGTCGTCGCTCCGCGCTTCTGGGGCGGGGTCATCTCGATGCCGTTGCTGGCGGCGCTCTTCTCCGCCGCCGGCATCCTCGGCGGCTATCTGATCGGCGTCGTCTTCATCGGTGTCGACGAGGGCGCCTTCTGGTCGCAGATGCAGGCATCGGTCGATTTTCGTTACGACATCTGGAGCGGCATCGTCAAGAGCTTCGTCTTCGGCATCGCGGTATCGCTGATCGCCGTCTTCGAGGGCTACGACGCCCTGCCGACAGCCGAAGGTGTCTCCGCTTCGATCAAGGGCACCGTCGTCAAGTCGGCGCTGGCGATCCTGGCGCTCGACTTCGTATTGACCTCGTTCATGTTCCGGGAGGCTTGA